A segment of the Colletotrichum destructivum chromosome 3, complete sequence genome:
GCCGATCTCATAGTCGGCATGAAGCGGCCTTGTTTCGTAAATCTCCTCCCGTCCCAGTTGTGAAGCGATCCAGACCTCCCAACTGTCCGGCGATTTGCTCGATCGCTTCTCCAGCCGCTGGTACATCCTGCGCCGGAGACCGCTGCTAGTTGTCGGGGATGACTCGCCGCTGCTCGATCCGCCGTCATAAGCGTCCCTCCGCACACCCACAAGGAAGCCGTTGGGCAGTGCCTCCCACGTGCCTGGATTGCTGATTTGACGCTTCGACTCGATCGTCTCAGACCATACGCTGCAGCTACGACTAGGCGGAAGGCTCGTGTTGCGGAAACAGATGACGTTGCCTTCCTCCTTGGGTGTGAAGGTGTGCATGATGCAGTCGCCCGACTCGGCGTGATTGTACGCGATGCCAAACGAACCGAGCCCGATCGATCCGCATTGCGGTTTCCGTCGCGAGGAGTGAAAGCACCTCAACGACCGTGGTTGGATAGGCTCCGTTTCGAACGTGTGAAGGAGATTTTTGGACCTCGCATCAACGAGATCCACTGTCTGGGACCTGGCGACCAAAAACGACCCGAGGGCCGAGAGCGGTACAACCTGATGGGCATCTCGATCTTCGTTAAAATGAAGGTCGAGGCTCTGTGATTCCCACGTATCATTCCCTTGCTGGGTTGCTACATGGATGCACCCCTTTCTTGACGCTGTCAGTATCGACAGCTGCGAAGAGCCTTGTGGCGCAATCTTTTGCACGAGCGGCCGGACCGAGATCAAGGGACTCTTGCAAATTGTAAACTCCATCGGCTCCTTCATGCCGGGGACGATCTGGGTCATGGAGCCGTTTCGGCGGACAATGACAAGCGGACTGGCGAAGTCAAAAGTTGGAGTACCGAAAAAAAAGCCCTCAGGCTTCTGGCCATTCAGTTCAACCGGAACCGGATGACCCCAACGATGCTCGACAAGGTTCCAGAGGAAGACCTTGTTGGATGACAACAAAGCCAACCAGCTGGATTTCTTGTCCGTGGCGACTGCCAGAACCGGGAACGGGTTTTCAGGCGGCGGCTCGATGTCAGCAAGCGAGTAGTCCCTTACCCCCGATCGGACATCCCACACCCGGATTGCGCGGTCCAGCCCAACCGAGATGATGTGCCCGTCGTACGAGGACGACATCAGTACGACATCCAATGAGTGTGCTTCAGGGAGAGATTCAATCGCCAAGAGTGGTTGGTCGCTCATGTCGTCGTTGCGTCTCGACTCAGTATCGTCTCCCCAAAGCAGGTAGTTCAtgaggagacggacggcaGAGAGAATAAACAGCACGGTGACGAGGAAGTGTTTCAGGTGATGGTCGATAAAGTCGTACAGAGCCGGCAGTAGGGGACGCTCTGGCGCAACGGGCGTGCGGTCCGCGCCGTTAAGGACGAATACCAGAGGGTCGTATACCCGAGCGATGTAACTATGGGACCGCGGCTTAATGACGTTGATAACCTCACGCGCGCTTTCGTGATCTTGAAGGCGAAGCCAGGATGTCGGACTTCGCGCTTGGTGGATATCGACTAGCAGCGAATTCTTTGGCTGACTGAAGCTGACAGTGTCTCTGGAAACCTTGAAAAGCCCCCGCAAGAGTCGGATGAATGTGTCATTCTCGAAAAAGTGCCACTGTGCAATGAGAACAAAAGTGATCATAATGACCGTACCGGCGATGCGTGTTGACAGAGCAATCTTGCCTTGCAACATCGCCTCAAGCCAGCTCCTCTTCAGCGGCTGCTCCTGGCCATATCTGTTGTTCTTCAACGAGGCCTTGGCAAGCGCGTCACCGAGCTCTGTCCGCCGTACGTCGACGCTGAGGACTGCCAGGAAAAATGTCGACAAGTAGAAGAAGTCGAAGAGAATGGCAACGGCCACAAAGGTACAGAATGCGGATACGCCAGGCGAGACAATCTTGGACAGGCCCCACAAGATGAGGACGTTCTGCGTAGAGCTGGCCAACGCAACATGTGCTGTTTCCCCGAACGCGCGACTGATCCGACTGCTCGTGCTGCTCTCCGAAGGAGTCATAatgacggcgttgatgagTCTGAATATGTTTTCGAGGCTCATCGAGAGAACCACGACGGGATACGCCGCCTGAGGAATGCCAGACAAGTCGACGCGAAAGATGGCGCAGACCGTAAAGCTAGACATGATTGAGACGACGACCTGTGCGAAGACAGTGACTATCAAGCCAAACTTGGATTTGACAGCCCTCAGCTTAGAGAGGCTATAAAGGAAATAGAGGCCCGCGAGGCCGTACGCGAGCGCCAGAATTACCGTATCTTGCACGGATATGGGCATGAACTGAAACTCGTACAACTGGCTGGACATGCTCTTTCCGTCTGCCGGGTAGGCGGTCCATTGGTCCTTCATCCGAGTCGCGAGTGCTTCGGCCTTTCTCTCCCACTGACGACCGACGGGCGAATCACGCAGATGAATCAGCGTGATGACGAGGGCATCGGCTGCCAAGAGTTTTCTGTCCTCGAAGCGCTTGCCACTGAAGACGATGGAATGTCTGAGAGTAACATTGACCGACGTCGGCTGGGTTTTCCTCGCGTTGACCGTGGAAACGATGTCCGCGTCGGCGGAAATGCGCTCCGTGGAGCAGGCCCAGTACTGGAGGGGCGAGTGGAAGAACCACGACTGATTGGTAAGGCCATTGACGACGTGAAAAGCATCCCGGTCTCCAGGGGCGAGATCTACGTGGGGGTCGTAGGCCCGAAGGGACGTGACGGGCCGCCGCGGGCTGAAATCTTTGGTGGACCCGAGCAGTTCGTCCTGCAGTTCAAGAGCACCGAGCAGGATGTCGCGATCCAAAGCCTTCATGTAGCTGCCGTGGACCCATATGGACCGCATAATGACGTCGGACTCCGTGCTGTTTTCCTTGAGTGGCTGCGCAGCAGTCCATACATGGTGGGGGAGGTTGGAGGCGCCATTGCTCAAATCCGAGGTGTACAGGTACGGAAAGGGGTATatgaggatggcggcgacggcgacggagatAATTAGGGTCGATACAACGTGTCTCGCGGCGTATCGACCGTACCGCGCGAAGGCTCGGCGGAGAGGGTGGTTCGGGTTCAAGGCAGGAGCTTCCGTCGTTCTGATGATAGAGAGTCAGGGCATGCATGAGAAAGGCGCCGAGCCAAGAGTGGAACGAGCACTGGCGCGGCAgcgggggaagggaagggaagggaaggatAAGATGAGAATGGGTGACATACCCTCGCAAAGGATACAACAGATACCAAATCATCTGCGGCGACGATTGCAAGTGGACTCGCAGCGACTGAAACAGAAGAGGAGGTTGACGAAGTTGCGGAGGCGGGCGCGGCTTAGTCGAGCAAGCGATCCATCCAGTGCTAGACTATAGCGGAGAGTATTGTTGATGTCGACCTGTAGGTGGTGGTCGCCGCGCTCATGATTCGGCTCTGGATTTGGGGGGGCTAGGTGAGGCGGCCAGAGACATCGAACATATGGAGCGGCGGGGGAATCGTTGGTTCGAGAGTCGGTTGACGACGGGGGGATGGATAGTAGGGGTGGAAGCTTTTGAAATCAATGCGCAAGAGGTGGAGTGAGATGGGCGAGTCTAGCAAGTATTAGTGTCGGAAGGTCGCGCGGTGGGAGAGCGACGGGGATGGGACGTGGTTAGTCGAGTCCACGTTCGTCGGTCAATCGGGTGTCGGGAGACGTGCGTGGGTGGAACGACAGCGACGGGCACCAGCGGATGGGGCCAGAACAGTTTCCGACCAAGGCTAATTTGCTCGTGTGGCGCCGGTTCTGGGCGGAGGCttgggacgacgacgttgatTGTGGAAAACGTGTCCCAGTcggcagaagaggaggggcgAGTCGGTGTTTGGTGGAGGAAGTCACTTTCTTCGGCACGGATGCTAAATGTCGATGGGGGCGTGTCTCTGGCTAGGCTGCGTGCGTGTGTAGTGCGGTATCCGTCACGTCCGTATATGGTTCAGAAGATTGCGCGCGGCGCAGGGTGATGCGGTGCGGGCAGTGCAATCTTGGTCGAAacgaggaggatgcggaGAAATAATATGCGGCCAAGATTGATTAAAGCTTCTAGGCGACCCTGATTGCCAGAATTTGTAGAAGGACGATTCTGCAAGGAAGAAGATTTGGcaggtgatggtgatggagGGTAAGGCGATGGGATCGATTGAGGGTGTGTTGAGATGAGCTGGAGGCGGGCGACCTGGCAAAAGACAGCACTGGTTTTTAGCGTGTGGGTGGTGTAGACAGGAAGAAGGGAACTGCACTCAGGCACAGGGGTGACTAGGCCAGTACCAATGTAGGTATGTACCTACTGAACTCTGCACGACGCACGCCTCAGGGCCAGTGCAGCTTTCGCTCGTAGTGCACAGTACACAGTATACTCCTTACAGAGACTAGGTATCGGGGAGGGGGTATGAGAGGTGGAACCTgccgatggccatggcgTAGTGGTAGCATATTGGGTAACAtgggacgacgacctccCCACGACGTGGGCgcgggagagggggaaacGTATTCAGTCCTGGGTCCCTGTGTGGCGCCGAAAGACGAGAAggagacaaaaaaaaaaacatacaCAGGATAGATGCCAGGCTAGTTGTCTGAACTGGCTTTTGGGGTACGTGACACAGAGGGCACCGCCTACCTCTCTTTCCCTGCGAACtttttcttcgtctccttcttcggTGGTCCCGGGTCCTTGGCTCGGTGTACCTGTACTTCGAAGTTCGCAGACACGGAGACTTACTTGGTAGTGACTTCACTCTAAGACAAGACAAAAAGGAAACACGTGAACCTGGAAAAGAGATGGCCACATGAGCCAAGCCAGGGGCGTtttgccgtcgacgccaagctGGGGGCGTCACAGCCTGTCCAGCGTGTCTCGAGTCCGACAGGACCCAGGGGTGATTGTCCACTAAAAACAAAGCACCCCATCAGCCGAGTGCCGGCGCTGACCTCTGCATGTCGTTGGAGGTGAGACAATCCCCAAAAATCTGGGAAGAACGCCGTGCACTGCAACAGATGGATAGGATCCAAATAGCTTATTTTTGACCTTTCGCTTCTCGTCTGTTGCCTCGACCAAGCCTACCAAAGACATCCAGAGACATACGAGGTGTGTCTGATTTCTGGCACAGACGAGAATGTACAAAAGAACAAATGAAGCAGGGAAAGGAAAATAAGGTTGGGGATTGAGGGGTACTTTGGGAACGTCTATTTTGGGTCCAAAGTCGAAACAGGCAAACTGGGGGCATCCTGAGAAGGGTAAGGGCCACTGAGCTTAGGACAACCAGAGCGAGCGTCTGTTATCTGTATGAGTCGGCTCTGTCCCTTCCGAAAGGACATCCCTACTGGACGCCCCCCTAAACAAAAGACGCCAGTCGTAGCTTTCGTCGCGGGGGGTGCTCGCTGCCCGAAGCTCGATGCTAATGCCAGTCGTGCGGAGCAACAGCGGAAAACTTTGATGGCATTTATGGGACATTCCAGAAGCAAGGGAAGGAAGACAATGCGAGACATACACGCCCTTGTCGGTGTGTGTATCGTTCGTGTTCCTCATGAGCCCTCTGGAACGACCGCAAGCTTCTTGGGAGGGCGGCTTTGCTTGGTGTCCACTCGGACCGGCCGTCTTTCCAGAGCCGGATGGAGAAAACATTGCCGcagctgtcgtcgtcgtatgTTACGGCGCCCCCAAGGTCTCAGGGAGCATTGGCGCACAGTTCTTTGCTGGTTCGTTGCTGTCGAGTCGTCGCACTACACACACTTTGTTGTCCTGTCTTCGCTTGAAGTCAAGGCCGGGGGGCCTCGGGATGGTCCCGATTGAAGAGGCCGGGCGTCGACGGACCTGTCCACATGTTGGATATGTGTGTCTAGGCCAAGCTGCAATTTCCCCTCTTTTCGAGCACCCGTGCTGCGATGCGCTCGGCTGGGGAATTGAGAGCAGACGAGGGAGAGCTGGCGAGAGCATCTCATCGTTGGGCCCGGGCCACCAGCGCTGTCTGGATTCCTGGTTGTCAGGCCCAGACGTCCCGTCCCTCGGCACAGCTTCGATTCGGCATCAGAGACCCTGGGATTTTGGCACGCGCTGGTGCAACCGGCGAAGCGATGTTGAAGCCACTTTCTCCGCGGGCATGTTTGGGGGTGCCTGCCATCCCGCCATGGTACTGTGCAAGGTGTGGTCCGAGTGTGCGATTGGCGTCGCGAGGGATGCCCACTTCCATCGCGTTGCGGGAATGTGGGTGGGCGGGTGGTCTTTTTGCAGTGTCGGTCGCGTGGCAACTTCCATGGGTGGCGTGCTGGTGGCTTTTCACGTGGGTGTTGCTGCCGCTTCCGGGTTCCTGGATTCATTCATTGTGGTTGTTCGGCTGGAATCGAGGGCGGATTTGCCATCGAGCTACTCTCGTCGGGAAGCTAGTACGTCGACGATGTCAAATCGCCAGTGACTCACTCAGTGCAGTCGAACCTCTGGTGGTTTGGTGGCTGGCAGTATGTAGCGCGAAATTGAAAATAAGTAGTCGGGTACCTAGGCGAGAATATGTTGCGTGCTCGGCGGGAGAGCAACAGGGTGACTGTCATTGCCTTGATGTACTTCACGATGACAAGAGCAGGCGGAAAGCACGTACACGCGATGGAAGTTCGAacggaggaagggggaagggacgGCCGTCATAAATACAAAAAAATCCACCAGCAGACCGCACCGCACTGCGCCCACGCCAGATCTGATCTACCTGGTCTATAATTAATAAGATGGGCAATCTTGCAgcacctgctgctgccaaaaagaagaaacaacgCCAGAGAGCTTACCCACGGCGGGTGTGATTGCGGTGTGTTTGCTTTACTATTCGGATTCCCACTCATCATAATCAGGCCATGAGCATGCTGAAGTGGCCTGACTTCCCACTCGCGCCGCTCTTCTTATTGGCTCCACTCCGCTCCGATGCTGTCGGCACCTCCCCATCCAACCGTGACATCCCTTGTGTCCCTCGGATGCATTGGATAGCATTCGGGAGCCAGCCCCATGGCAGCCCCCCAACGGCAGGCACCCCTGTGCTCGCGTGTTCCTGCGCCCGAAAAGAGTAGTGTGAAGTTCCGGGGTCATCCACCAGGCCGGTCTGTCTCAGGGCCTGATAAAAAAAcacgcttgacctttatgggccccaactgATAAAAAACACGTGTGCACCGAGTCGAATGAGATTCAACAATGTGAAACCCGATCATCACAAATCACCAGGTCATGTCAGGCCGAGTGCGAATGGATGAAGACCTAGAAGTCCCTAGATTTACAAAATTACCCTATCACCCTCTCAGAGTGTCTCCCTCGCCTCGCAAGTGACGACCCATGGCCGCTATTTTTGCTCAGATATCCATGCAGGATGACGCTGTCTTAGTCATGCCACAACTCACACAACCTCACTCtcatcacacacacacacgcgcgcgtCCCAGCAATTGTAGATATCGCAACCAAGGGCCATGTGCTCACACACACCCGCAGCCCCAGGCGATCCCCTGGCAGAGCTTATCACCAGCTACAACGAGCTTAACGGAGCCGTCATTGAGGAGCTGACCGAGGAGCCAAGTCCCCTCGAGTTCATGCGCTACGTCGCCCGCAACACACCCTTCGTCGTCCGCGGTGCGGCATCCTCATGGCAGTCGAATCAGACATGGGATAAGGAGTATATGGTGCGCTTGTTCAAGGGCCAGGCCGTCAACGTCGCGGTGACGCCGTTTGGGTAAGTAAGGGAAAATACATCTCTCGTCTCCCGCTTGGTTGTGTGTCTGTGTCATGACCGCTGACTTACATGACCCAAACAGCAACGCCGATGCCCCGACTGATCATGACGGGAAAGTCGTCTTCGCAAAGCCTCACGAAGAAGACCAAGATTTTGAAGAGTTCATCAACTACGTGATCAACCAAGAAAAGAGCAAAGATGCAACCTCGGAAGTCCGATATGCCCAGACCCGTACGCCAATCTctctttcgtcgtcgttttCACTCATTTGTATCTACCCCTTCTTTGAAGAGGCTATATCCTGTCCCCTTTCACCTTTATCATACAATCTTCAGCCTGCCTTGGGATAGTAGACGTTCACGAGATTGCGCATGTTGCCCCCTGATATGCCAGCCCTGCTTCCGCCCGCGCTCAACGACCTCTTATCCCGCCTCTCAACCCGCCTCTCAGAGACAAAAAAGAAACACCAACTCACATTCGGCCCCTCTCAGAGAACGACAACCTCCGCAATGAATACTTTCCCCTCTCGCACCAAGTTCCCCCGTCGGTTCCcttcgcccgcatcgccctcgaccgcgaCCCGGAGGCCGTGAACCTCTGGATTGGCACCTCTCGCTCTGTCACCGCCCTGCACAAGGACAACTACGAAAACATCTACGTCCAGATCCGCGGCTGCAAGCACTTCGTCCTCCTGCCGCCTTGCTGTCAACCCTGCGTCAACGAGAGGACCCTCATGCCTGCGACGTATGCCCGCCAGGACCATGGCGGGCTGGCGTTGGAACTCGATGAGGCAAGCAACGAGAACAAGGACAGACCCGAAGACGGGGCGCTGCACGGCGTCCCCTTTGCGACGTGGGACCCAGACCACCCAGATACCAACGCGACGCCCTACTCACACCTCGCCGAGCCGGTCAGAGTCACTCTTGAGCCGGGTGACATGCTCTACCTTCCGGCCATGTGGTACCACAAAGTTTCGCAGTCCTGCCCAGAAGACGGAGAGGGCTTTGTTCTGGCCGTCAACTACTGGTAAGCTCCACCCGGaacacacacgcacatgCCTCTGTGTCATTCAAGATTAACGATCACGTCAGGTACGACATGGAATTCAGCGGCCCTCTGTACCCTCTGAGCTCTTTGGTCCGGAACATCGGCCTCCAAACAACATCGACGGTCCTTACAAAGACGGGCAGATAGGATGACACAGGGCACGTCCAATCACTAGAATAATCGGTGTTTTCGCTGCTTAGTTGAGTTTCTCCTCATCATAGCCTGTGCCTCTCCACCATATGTACAATTGTGCGCGGGATATACGCCCTGATTATCTTGGTAATGTGGTTGTTTTTGTTGCCCTGACCACTGTTCAAAAGatctctcttttcttcctcctctcacGAAGACTTGGGGTGTCCATGCGGAGCCCTTTGTCTTTGGCTCTCCTGGCCCTAGAGATGGGCCAGAATCCCCCTTCCACCCAACATGAACGCCAGAAAACCCACCCGGCATCTCTCGAAGTGACGAAGTGAATCACGATACACTTTTCCCACCCTTGCCCCACTCCCTCAAAAACTCATCTcctttcccttttccttGTCTTGGTTGTGATGCATATAGTATAAACGCAGATGACAGATCCAAGTGGGTATGCGTCGAAGTGAAGGAAAACAAGAGGcgggaaaaaaaaaccccta
Coding sequences within it:
- a CDS encoding Putative JmjC domain, rmlC-like jelly roll protein; this translates as MCSHTPAAPGDPLAELITSYNELNGAVIEELTEEPSPLEFMRYVARNTPFVVRGAASSWQSNQTWDKEYMVRLFKGQAVNVAVTPFGNADAPTDHDGKVVFAKPHEEDQDFEEFINYVINQEKSKDATSEVRYAQTQNDNLRNEYFPLSHQVPPSVPFARIALDRDPEAVNLWIGTSRSVTALHKDNYENIYVQIRGCKHFVLLPPCCQPCVNERTLMPATYARQDHGGLALELDEASNENKDRPEDGALHGVPFATWDPDHPDTNATPYSHLAEPVRVTLEPGDMLYLPAMWYHKVSQSCPEDGEGFVLAVNYWYDMEFSGPLYPLSSLVRNIGLQTTSTVLTKTGR
- a CDS encoding Putative sterol regulatory element-binding protein cleavage-activating protein, which gives rise to MIWYLLYPLRGTTEAPALNPNHPLRRAFARYGRYAARHVVSTLIISVAVAAILIYPFPYLYTSDLSNGASNLPHHVWTAAQPLKENSTESDVIMRSIWVHGSYMKALDRDILLGALELQDELLGSTKDFSPRRPVTSLRAYDPHVDLAPGDRDAFHVVNGLTNQSWFFHSPLQYWACSTERISADADIVSTVNARKTQPTSVNVTLRHSIVFSGKRFEDRKLLAADALVITLIHLRDSPVGRQWERKAEALATRMKDQWTAYPADGKSMSSQLYEFQFMPISVQDTVILALAYGLAGLYFLYSLSKLRAVKSKFGLIVTVFAQVVVSIMSSFTVCAIFRVDLSGIPQAAYPVVVLSMSLENIFRLINAVIMTPSESSTSSRISRAFGETAHVALASSTQNVLILWGLSKIVSPGVSAFCTFVAVAILFDFFYLSTFFLAVLSVDVRRTELGDALAKASLKNNRYGQEQPLKRSWLEAMLQGKIALSTRIAGTVIMITFVLIAQWHFFENDTFIRLLRGLFKVSRDTVSFSQPKNSLLVDIHQARSPTSWLRLQDHESAREVINVIKPRSHSYIARVYDPLVFVLNGADRTPVAPERPLLPALYDFIDHHLKHFLVTVLFILSAVRLLMNYLLWGDDTESRRNDDMSDQPLLAIESLPEAHSLDVVLMSSSYDGHIISVGLDRAIRVWDVRSGVRDYSLADIEPPPENPFPVLAVATDKKSSWLALLSSNKVFLWNLVEHRWGHPVPVELNGQKPEGFFFGTPTFDFASPLVIVRRNGSMTQIVPGMKEPMEFTICKSPLISVRPLVQKIAPQGSSQLSILTASRKGCIHVATQQGNDTWESQSLDLHFNEDRDAHQVVPLSALGSFLVARSQTVDLVDARSKNLLHTFETEPIQPRSLRCFHSSRRKPQCGSIGLGSFGIAYNHAESGDCIMHTFTPKEEGNVICFRNTSLPPSRSCSVWSETIESKRQISNPGTWEALPNGFLVGVRRDAYDGGSSSGESSPTTSSGLRRRMYQRLEKRSSKSPDSWEVWIASQLGREEIYETRPLHADYEIGSHLIISELGPMVKVGTASAAIGFGNVIKLITVGHQHFEDLAENENGEALHIGSRRRKPAAVTHARMDIQSWI